In the Chryseobacterium sp. MYb264 genome, one interval contains:
- a CDS encoding AMP-binding protein gives MLLSYVYGASDIPLLGQTIGGNLKNTVEKYPNQEALICVHQNYRATYQEFYNQTTAVAKALIYSGVKSGDRVGIWAANRYEWVLLQYATARIGVILVNINPAYRTSELIFVINQSEMSHIFSSLTFKSSNYQKMIADAREFCTTLRSEIFFDHNWDEFLNNGQEISDDILHSFEEHVQFDDPVNIQYTSGTTGFPKGVTLSHHNILNNGYFIGVRLKYTEKDRVCIPVPFYHCFGMVIGNICCTTHGACMVIPNDSFDPDITLKVVSDEKCTSLYGVPTMFIAELAVKDFETFDFSSLRTGVMAGSVCPPEIMKKVENLMNIKEMSICYGMTETSPVSTQTLIGTPFEKQVNTVGTVQNHLEIKIVNENGKIVERGEHGELCTRGYSVMLKYWNDPENTKKVLDDARWMHTGDMAVMDDEGYITISGRIKDLIIRGGENISPKEIEDFLYTYPNILDVQIIGVPSEKFGEEVMAWVKVRKGFTIKEEELLEYCKGQIAHYKVPKYWRFVDEFPMTISGKVRKVEMREVSVKELGLDRVK, from the coding sequence ATGCTTTTATCTTATGTTTACGGGGCTTCCGACATCCCTCTATTGGGACAAACTATCGGTGGCAACTTAAAAAACACGGTCGAAAAATATCCCAACCAGGAAGCATTAATATGCGTTCATCAAAATTATCGGGCTACTTATCAGGAGTTTTACAATCAAACAACGGCCGTTGCCAAAGCCTTAATTTATTCAGGAGTAAAATCCGGAGACCGCGTAGGTATCTGGGCTGCCAACCGCTACGAGTGGGTTCTTTTACAATACGCTACTGCCAGAATTGGAGTTATTTTAGTGAATATCAATCCAGCGTACAGAACCAGTGAGCTGATCTTCGTGATCAATCAGTCGGAAATGTCACATATTTTCTCTTCACTTACATTCAAATCAAGCAATTATCAGAAGATGATTGCAGATGCAAGAGAATTTTGTACCACCTTAAGGTCTGAAATCTTCTTTGATCATAACTGGGACGAATTTCTAAACAACGGACAGGAAATTTCTGATGACATTTTACATAGTTTTGAGGAACACGTTCAGTTTGATGATCCTGTGAACATTCAATACACCTCGGGAACAACAGGTTTTCCAAAAGGGGTTACCCTCTCTCATCACAACATTCTGAATAACGGCTATTTTATCGGTGTCAGATTAAAATATACAGAGAAAGACCGGGTGTGTATTCCGGTTCCTTTTTATCACTGTTTCGGAATGGTGATCGGAAATATCTGCTGCACGACACACGGAGCCTGCATGGTGATCCCGAATGACAGTTTTGATCCTGATATTACCCTAAAAGTAGTGTCTGATGAAAAATGCACCTCCTTATACGGCGTTCCGACCATGTTTATTGCTGAGTTGGCGGTAAAAGATTTTGAAACTTTCGATTTTTCAAGTTTAAGAACAGGCGTGATGGCAGGCTCTGTTTGCCCACCCGAAATCATGAAGAAGGTGGAAAATTTAATGAATATCAAAGAAATGAGCATTTGTTACGGAATGACGGAAACATCTCCCGTTTCTACGCAAACCCTCATCGGAACGCCATTTGAGAAACAGGTAAATACCGTTGGAACCGTACAGAATCATTTAGAAATAAAAATCGTCAATGAAAATGGAAAAATCGTTGAGCGTGGCGAACATGGAGAGTTGTGTACAAGAGGATATTCCGTTATGCTGAAATACTGGAATGATCCTGAAAATACAAAGAAAGTTCTTGACGACGCCCGCTGGATGCACACCGGCGACATGGCGGTGATGGACGATGAAGGTTATATTACGATTTCCGGAAGAATAAAGGATTTAATTATCCGTGGTGGCGAAAATATTTCACCAAAAGAAATTGAAGATTTTTTATATACCTATCCCAATATTCTGGATGTTCAGATCATCGGAGTTCCGAGTGAAAAATTCGGGGAAGAAGTGATGGCATGGGTAAAAGTAAGAAAAGGATTTACCATCAAAGAAGAAGAACTCCTAGAATATTGTAAGGGACAAATTGCCCATTATAAAGTCCCGAAATACTGGAGGTTTGTAGATGAATTCCCAATGACGATCTCCGGAAAGGTACGAAAGGTGGAAATGCGTGAAGTTTCAGTAAAAGAACTTGGACTAGACAGGGTAAAATAA
- the rpoN gene encoding RNA polymerase factor sigma-54, which translates to MLKQHLQLKLGQKLAPQQIQLMKLIQLHTLEFEEELERELEENPALEIAKEETKDDEYSSLEDSYESEGTESIETDFDVDQYLYDDEPSYKTASSNYSPDDEEFDNESLLTEGQSLYDYLMEQINLVNINKEDVKIAEYIIGNLDTDGYLRREVKSIVDDLAFSQGIYTTKEKVEDILENYVQKLDPPGVGARGLQECLLLQIEKKVSSDKAVSLAANILRYQFDALTNKHYNKIIQKYDIEEEDLKDALDEISKLSPKVGGNFDTQTITINQEIIPDFVIQVKDGQVIPMLNSKNAPTLRVSEEYKDILTTYSHDKNSSEHKQAALFIKQKLDAAKWYIDAINQRQNTLLQTITAIVKFQKQYFITGDEKSLKPMILKDVADITGFDISTISRVVKSKYADTPNGIVYLKDLFSDSLTNDDGEEVSTKEIKTHLQEVISKENKRKPLTDDALVVILKEQGYNIARRTIAKYREQLNIPVARLRKEL; encoded by the coding sequence ATGCTAAAACAACATTTACAACTTAAGTTAGGACAGAAGTTAGCTCCTCAGCAAATTCAGCTGATGAAGTTGATTCAGCTTCATACCTTGGAGTTTGAAGAGGAATTAGAGAGAGAGTTGGAAGAAAACCCTGCTTTAGAAATAGCAAAAGAGGAGACTAAAGATGATGAATACTCGTCATTGGAAGATTCGTATGAAAGTGAAGGTACAGAAAGCATTGAGACTGATTTTGATGTAGACCAATATCTTTATGACGACGAGCCGAGCTATAAAACGGCTTCCAGTAACTATTCTCCTGACGATGAGGAGTTCGATAATGAAAGCCTTCTCACGGAGGGGCAGTCATTATATGATTATCTGATGGAGCAGATTAATCTTGTAAATATCAATAAAGAGGATGTTAAAATTGCTGAATATATTATTGGAAACCTGGATACTGACGGGTATTTAAGAAGAGAAGTGAAATCTATTGTTGATGATTTGGCCTTTTCTCAGGGGATTTACACTACGAAGGAAAAAGTGGAGGATATTCTTGAAAATTATGTTCAAAAGCTGGATCCGCCGGGCGTTGGAGCAAGAGGTTTACAGGAATGTCTTCTTTTACAAATTGAAAAGAAAGTAAGTTCTGACAAAGCAGTTTCTTTGGCAGCCAATATTCTAAGATATCAGTTTGATGCGCTTACCAATAAGCACTATAATAAGATCATTCAGAAATATGATATTGAAGAAGAAGATCTGAAAGATGCTTTGGATGAAATTTCAAAATTGTCTCCGAAAGTAGGTGGGAATTTTGATACACAGACGATTACGATTAATCAGGAAATTATTCCGGATTTTGTGATTCAGGTAAAAGATGGGCAGGTAATACCAATGTTAAATAGCAAAAATGCTCCTACATTAAGAGTTTCTGAAGAATATAAGGATATCTTAACTACATATTCTCATGATAAAAACTCTTCTGAACACAAGCAGGCTGCTTTGTTTATTAAGCAAAAATTGGACGCCGCAAAATGGTATATCGATGCGATCAATCAGCGTCAGAATACCTTGTTACAAACTATTACCGCGATTGTAAAATTCCAAAAACAGTATTTTATAACCGGGGATGAAAAATCTTTAAAACCAATGATTCTGAAAGATGTTGCAGATATCACGGGATTTGATATTTCAACGATTTCAAGGGTGGTGAAGAGTAAATATGCCGACACACCAAACGGAATTGTTTATCTGAAAGATCTTTTCTCTGATAGTCTGACTAATGATGATGGTGAAGAGGTTTCAACCAAAGAGATTAAAACTCATCTACAGGAAGTCATTAGTAAAGAAAATAAAAGAAAACCTCTTACGGATGATGCTCTTGTGGTGATTCTGAAAGAACAGGGATACAATATTGCGAGAAGAACCATCGCGAAATATCGTGAACAGCTTAATATTCCTGTCGCGAGATTGAGAAAAGAGCTATAA
- a CDS encoding GEVED domain-containing protein encodes MRKHDFLMSGSQTIAFLMLSAGSLLSAQTFGPITGYNQDIIANGTGNASQSTTIGLDEANTRALLSSDFKADSSSPAPAYSLPADGQIPSLINPSVVYRLADYSANNALYLTPDYVIGSANSQNEGTLSFQASDVATLYILSSAAGGGSSNIPYTAQINFSDGTSQTTTVQAKDWYGNSGFAVKGIGRINISNNNVEGDSENPRLYEDAIPIATANQSKTITGVTFTFNGDSSAAYANEIRLAILSVSASSQAVTQNLTVNTYSGGPAVITTSNGELSLMAQLNGNYTDDVTWTVIPGTGNASIDQYAKVTALADGTVKVMATLNSDPAVSGSLEITISGQQPGYCQAYFVNGCSYLYIDKVSTTGATGNLNNISSGCSNSNSQAGYADFSNLTLTASKNSTVTMDLGFSTDTAYLSAWIDWNGDRIFSDDERIYESQNSESTSTTISFTVPDNAVTGTVLMRLKAVNGWVGSGACGYNSMGEVEDYSVEIQEVNLATNEAVKAEDMLGIYPNPATDKVYIKTREKIESFELYTMSGAIVKKGTAVESIDTSNLPSGAYILKVILKNKGAVVKKIIRK; translated from the coding sequence ATGAGAAAACATGATTTTTTGATGTCAGGAAGCCAGACAATAGCCTTTCTGATGCTTTCTGCCGGTTCTTTACTGTCTGCGCAGACTTTTGGCCCTATTACCGGCTACAATCAGGATATTATAGCTAACGGAACAGGAAATGCTTCCCAATCTACAACCATTGGATTGGATGAGGCCAATACCAGAGCTCTACTTTCTTCGGATTTTAAGGCTGATTCCTCTTCTCCGGCACCGGCTTACAGCCTTCCGGCTGATGGGCAGATTCCAAGTCTTATCAACCCGTCTGTGGTTTACCGATTGGCTGATTATTCTGCCAATAATGCATTATATCTTACCCCGGACTATGTAATAGGTTCTGCCAATTCCCAAAATGAAGGAACTCTTTCTTTCCAGGCTTCGGATGTTGCTACTTTATATATTCTTTCATCTGCTGCCGGAGGAGGATCCAGTAATATTCCCTACACTGCACAAATTAATTTCAGTGACGGAACGAGCCAGACAACTACTGTACAGGCGAAAGACTGGTACGGAAATTCAGGCTTTGCCGTAAAGGGAATCGGAAGAATAAATATCAGCAATAATAATGTAGAAGGTGATAGTGAAAATCCAAGATTGTATGAAGATGCTATTCCTATTGCAACGGCTAATCAATCCAAAACAATCACCGGAGTTACCTTTACTTTTAATGGTGATTCATCGGCTGCTTATGCCAATGAGATCCGTCTCGCGATATTGTCGGTAAGTGCTTCTTCTCAGGCGGTAACTCAGAATTTAACGGTAAATACTTACAGCGGAGGTCCGGCAGTAATTACCACCAGTAACGGAGAACTGAGTTTAATGGCTCAGCTGAACGGAAATTATACCGATGATGTTACATGGACGGTTATTCCTGGAACGGGTAATGCATCCATAGATCAGTATGCAAAAGTAACAGCTCTGGCTGACGGAACCGTCAAGGTCATGGCAACTCTTAATTCTGATCCTGCTGTTTCCGGCTCTTTGGAAATTACGATCTCCGGACAGCAGCCGGGGTATTGCCAGGCTTATTTTGTAAATGGCTGCTCTTATCTGTATATTGATAAAGTAAGCACGACAGGAGCGACAGGGAATTTAAATAATATCTCTTCAGGATGTTCTAATTCAAATTCTCAGGCAGGCTATGCAGATTTTTCAAATCTTACCCTGACGGCCTCAAAGAACTCAACTGTAACTATGGATCTAGGTTTCTCCACAGACACTGCTTACCTTTCTGCGTGGATAGACTGGAATGGAGACCGAATATTTTCTGATGATGAAAGAATCTATGAATCTCAGAATTCAGAATCCACTTCCACTACGATTTCCTTTACTGTACCTGATAATGCGGTAACGGGGACGGTTCTTATGAGGCTGAAAGCAGTGAACGGCTGGGTAGGTTCCGGAGCCTGCGGGTACAATTCTATGGGAGAGGTTGAAGATTATTCTGTAGAAATTCAGGAGGTAAATCTGGCAACGAATGAAGCGGTTAAAGCTGAAGATATGCTGGGCATTTACCCTAATCCTGCTACCGATAAAGTTTATATCAAAACCAGGGAGAAAATAGAATCCTTTGAGCTGTACACCATGTCAGGGGCTATCGTGAAGAAAGGGACTGCTGTTGAAAGTATTGACACTTCTAATCTTCCTTCAGGAGCTTACATACTGAAAGTAATCCTTAAAAATAAAGGCGCTGTGGTAAAGAAAATTATCAGAAAATAA